In Thermotomaculum hydrothermale, a single genomic region encodes these proteins:
- the cobO gene encoding cob(I)yrinic acid a,c-diamide adenosyltransferase: protein MNFGFVHVYTGNGKGKTTAAFGLALRAAGNGYKTFIGQFLKGVKYGELEIEKFTNGLVKVKQFGKPDFVHEITEEDIKLAKKGFEECKKAIFSGEYQIVILDEINVAIYFKLIETKEVIELIKNKPEGVEIVLTGRYAPEELIEIADLVTEMKEIKHYFQRGIQAREGIER from the coding sequence ATGAATTTCGGTTTTGTACATGTTTACACAGGAAACGGGAAGGGAAAAACAACGGCAGCATTCGGGCTTGCTTTAAGGGCTGCGGGGAACGGTTACAAAACCTTTATCGGCCAGTTTTTAAAGGGAGTAAAATACGGAGAGCTTGAGATAGAGAAATTTACAAACGGGCTTGTTAAAGTAAAGCAGTTTGGAAAACCTGACTTTGTTCACGAAATAACGGAAGAAGACATAAAACTTGCAAAAAAGGGATTTGAAGAGTGCAAAAAGGCCATTTTTTCAGGAGAGTACCAGATTGTTATTCTTGACGAGATAAATGTTGCCATATATTTTAAACTTATTGAAACAAAAGAGGTGATAGAATTAATTAAAAATAAGCCTGAAGGGGTTGAGATTGTTCTCACAGGAAGGTATGCACCTGAAGAGTTGATTGAAATTGCAGACTTAGTAACTGAAATGAAGGAGATTAAACACTATTTTCAAAGGGGGATTCAGGCAAGAGAGGGGATTGAAAGATGA
- a CDS encoding DGQHR domain-containing protein produces the protein MRVFAISLKQKGLPLYLFKMKASDLLKLTIIEPRTSENKTALQRILDKKRLKEIAIYLLNNDAAIPNNIIVNFNEKTRFIPQNINGIECGYLEIPDEKCAYILDGQHRLMAFEFSNEVDFEIPVVGFLNLDLKTAAHLFTVINTTQKPLSKSLLLDIRHYIGDTKQAEKIATDTALKLSQSKTSPLYKKIKVSKGEKGVISLEQLVKLILPFVDIGGILERSKHPEKAIENYLNAFFETFELPINSASIQVALSPIFERVIRRGKNENLNLNSIEGFKEVFSYVRDFKIKPQNIKTKKDREGIIRQFLSYLPETTSQKLDEWLL, from the coding sequence ATGAGGGTTTTTGCCATTTCCTTAAAGCAAAAGGGGTTACCTCTTTATTTGTTTAAAATGAAGGCTTCAGACTTACTGAAACTTACAATTATAGAGCCTCGCACAAGCGAAAATAAAACTGCATTACAGAGGATTTTAGACAAAAAAAGGCTTAAAGAGATTGCCATTTACCTTTTAAACAACGATGCGGCAATTCCAAACAACATTATTGTAAACTTTAACGAAAAAACAAGGTTTATACCGCAAAATATCAACGGAATTGAGTGCGGATACCTTGAAATTCCTGACGAAAAGTGTGCATATATTCTTGACGGCCAGCACAGGCTTATGGCTTTTGAATTCTCAAACGAAGTTGATTTTGAAATACCTGTTGTTGGTTTTTTAAACCTTGATTTAAAAACTGCGGCACACCTTTTCACCGTAATAAACACAACCCAGAAGCCTTTAAGCAAATCCCTTCTCCTTGATATAAGGCATTACATTGGAGACACAAAGCAGGCTGAAAAAATTGCAACAGACACTGCATTAAAGCTTTCTCAAAGCAAAACCTCTCCCCTTTACAAAAAGATTAAGGTCTCAAAGGGGGAAAAGGGGGTTATCTCTTTAGAGCAACTTGTAAAACTTATTCTTCCATTTGTGGATATTGGCGGAATTTTAGAGAGAAGCAAACACCCTGAAAAGGCTATAGAAAACTATTTAAACGCATTTTTTGAAACATTTGAACTTCCCATAAACTCAGCATCAATTCAGGTTGCCTTATCCCCAATATTTGAAAGGGTTATACGAAGGGGAAAGAATGAAAACCTAAACTTAAACTCAATTGAAGGCTTTAAAGAGGTTTTCTCCTATGTTAGAGATTTTAAAATTAAACCTCAAAACATAAAAACAAAAAAGGATAGGGAAGGAATAATCAGGCAATTTTTAAGTTATCTTCCAGAAACAACATCTCAAAAACTTGACGAGTGGCTTCTTTAA
- a CDS encoding CheR family methyltransferase — MINDRLNDLKLNREIFNIFARLIREKCGLFFDLSKMYFLETKLKKRMAERGITDFITYYNLLKNDYTDREFKELLNEITIHETAFFRINSHFKTFSDYVLPGLVARKNDSGSLYLSFLSAGCSTGEEAYSIALSVFEKMKEFPQKIDFSVVGIDISISAIERARNGIYSENDLNSVPENIIEKYFEKVDNGFKVKDFVKEKVVFRYANLYKKEDIELIGRFDAVFCRYVLIYFDELAKTKLLDNIYSVLNPGGMLFVAPSESYNVPENFARINYKNSIVFEKPL; from the coding sequence ATGATAAATGATAGACTGAATGACTTAAAATTAAACAGAGAAATTTTTAATATATTTGCCAGGCTGATAAGAGAGAAGTGTGGTCTTTTCTTTGACTTATCCAAAATGTATTTTCTTGAGACAAAGTTGAAAAAGAGAATGGCTGAAAGAGGGATAACTGATTTTATAACTTATTATAATTTGTTGAAGAATGATTATACAGACAGAGAGTTTAAAGAGTTGTTGAACGAAATTACTATCCATGAAACAGCTTTTTTTAGAATTAACTCTCATTTTAAAACATTTTCCGACTATGTCCTTCCCGGTCTTGTTGCAAGAAAAAACGATTCAGGGTCATTATACCTCTCATTTTTAAGTGCCGGCTGTTCAACAGGGGAGGAGGCTTATTCGATTGCGCTCTCTGTTTTTGAGAAAATGAAGGAGTTTCCACAAAAAATAGACTTTTCTGTTGTGGGAATTGACATAAGTATTTCAGCAATAGAGAGGGCAAGGAATGGAATTTATTCGGAAAACGATTTAAATTCCGTTCCTGAAAATATCATAGAAAAATACTTTGAAAAAGTTGACAATGGCTTTAAAGTAAAGGATTTTGTAAAAGAGAAGGTTGTGTTCAGGTATGCAAATCTCTATAAAAAAGAGGATATTGAATTAATTGGCAGGTTTGATGCTGTTTTTTGCCGCTATGTTTTGATTTACTTTGATGAATTGGCAAAAACCAAATTGCTTGACAATATTTACTCTGTTTTAAATCCAGGAGGGATGCTTTTTGTTGCTCCCTCTGAAAGTTATAATGTTCCAGAAAACTTTGCCAGAATTAATTATAAAAATTCTATAGTTTTTGAGAAGCCTTTATAA
- a CDS encoding DUF4416 family protein, translating to MYLGKGKFPPVKNFISVIHSKDGLFEDFKEKISKDFGEIDTESEPFPFDFTDYYKPEMGENLYRQFFSFKNLTEGDFIVEIKKKCLEYEEKYSEEGKRRLNIDPGYIDLYKLVLVSEKYMGHKIYLREGICADMVLLLGKNKITPFVWTFPDFKSGIYDKYFLNLRNIYKNQLKEMKIIP from the coding sequence ATGTATTTAGGCAAGGGAAAATTTCCGCCTGTAAAAAATTTTATATCTGTTATCCACTCCAAAGATGGGCTATTTGAAGACTTTAAAGAAAAAATCTCAAAAGATTTTGGGGAAATAGACACCGAATCTGAACCATTCCCCTTTGACTTTACAGACTATTACAAACCTGAAATGGGAGAAAACCTATACAGGCAATTTTTTTCATTTAAAAATTTAACCGAAGGGGATTTTATTGTAGAGATAAAAAAGAAATGCCTTGAATACGAAGAAAAATACTCAGAAGAAGGGAAAAGAAGACTAAACATTGACCCCGGATACATTGACCTTTACAAATTGGTGCTTGTTTCAGAAAAGTATATGGGGCACAAAATTTATCTAAGGGAAGGAATCTGTGCCGACATGGTACTGCTTTTAGGGAAAAACAAAATTACCCCCTTTGTCTGGACATTCCCGGACTTTAAATCAGGCATATACGACAAATACTTTCTAAATTTACGAAACATTTACAAAAACCAGTTAAAAGAAATGAAAATAATCCCGTAA
- a CDS encoding type II toxin-antitoxin system prevent-host-death family antitoxin, with protein MEKILSPFSVSISELKKSPKKIIENAKKTSVVVLNHNKPCAYILSPEQYENLLEKLEEKTFSEMVKERLKEKDKAVEISIDEL; from the coding sequence ATGGAAAAGATACTTTCACCTTTCAGCGTAAGCATTAGCGAATTAAAAAAAAGCCCGAAAAAAATTATCGAAAATGCAAAAAAAACTTCAGTGGTTGTATTAAACCACAATAAACCCTGTGCATACATTCTCTCCCCCGAACAATACGAAAACCTTTTGGAAAAATTAGAGGAAAAAACATTTTCGGAAATGGTAAAGGAAAGACTAAAAGAAAAAGATAAAGCTGTTGAAATAAGTATTGATGAGCTATAA
- a CDS encoding type II toxin-antitoxin system RelE family toxin — MSYKLKFVKKALKEWEKLDGETREFFKKKLKSILKNPHNKRNKLKGFENVYKIKLKQKSYRLAYYVDDTEKSVTVLIIAHRDDIYKKLGKRK; from the coding sequence ATGAGCTATAAACTCAAATTTGTCAAAAAAGCCTTAAAGGAATGGGAAAAACTTGACGGTGAAACCAGAGAATTTTTCAAAAAGAAGTTAAAATCAATCCTTAAAAACCCCCACAACAAGAGAAACAAACTGAAAGGCTTTGAAAATGTTTACAAAATTAAATTAAAACAAAAAAGTTACCGCCTTGCTTACTATGTTGACGACACAGAAAAAAGCGTAACTGTTTTAATAATTGCCCATAGAGACGACATTTACAAAAAGCTTGGAAAAAGAAAATAA
- the ligA gene encoding NAD-dependent DNA ligase LigA, with translation MKREEAKKEIEKLTEELLRHNYLYYVKNEPEISDYEYDMLLKKLQKLEEQFPEFKLPYSPTSRVGGEPIEGFETVKHSVPMISLDNAYNEGELLNFNERVEKILGNSVEYTVEPKIDGIGLALIYQNGILTRAITRGDGIQGDNVIENAKTITNIPLKIFEKVPEYFEVRGEVFLSFDIFREINKEKEESGEDVFANPRNAVAGTIRLKDSKIAAKRKMKMYCYQVITEENFLPESHFERLKLLNSLGFSTPPHVLKLKKIKEVIEYCKKFEETIKPTLNFPVDGMVIKVDNVKLWEVLGTTAKFPRYAIAFKFKPEQATTKILDVTFQVGRTGVITPVAELEPVRLAGTTVKRATLHNFDEIKRLDIRIGDTVFVEKAGEIIPKVVKVVTSKRTGNEKEIIPPEKCPVCGEKTVKFGDEVAIRCINPSCPAILKNSILHFVSRDAMDIRGMGESLVDKLLEKGLLKDFSSIYELEKEKIANLERMGEKSAENLLREIEKSKQKPFHNVLYALGIRYVGQKAAKLLARHFKSIDNIINASGEEIAEIEGIGEKIAESLKKYFSLKHNLELIEKLKKHGLKFETEETEEREQPLKGLTFVLTGELENFTRKQATEFLESLGAKVSSSVSKKTNYVIVGKNPGSKFRKAVQLGVKTVDEQFLLNFAEKYKK, from the coding sequence ATGAAAAGGGAAGAAGCAAAAAAAGAAATAGAAAAGCTTACCGAGGAGTTATTGAGGCACAATTATCTTTACTATGTAAAAAATGAGCCTGAAATATCCGATTATGAATACGACATGCTTCTCAAAAAACTCCAGAAATTAGAAGAGCAATTCCCAGAGTTTAAACTCCCATATTCCCCCACATCAAGAGTCGGCGGAGAACCAATAGAGGGGTTTGAAACTGTAAAGCATTCAGTACCAATGATTTCCCTTGACAATGCATACAATGAGGGAGAGCTATTAAACTTCAACGAGAGGGTTGAAAAAATCCTTGGCAATTCGGTTGAATACACTGTTGAGCCTAAAATAGACGGAATAGGCCTTGCCTTAATCTATCAAAACGGCATTCTAACAAGAGCAATTACAAGGGGAGACGGCATTCAGGGAGACAATGTAATAGAAAACGCAAAAACAATTACGAACATACCCCTAAAAATCTTTGAAAAAGTGCCTGAATACTTTGAGGTAAGGGGAGAGGTATTCCTTTCCTTTGACATATTCAGAGAGATAAACAAAGAAAAAGAGGAAAGCGGCGAGGATGTCTTTGCAAACCCCAGAAACGCAGTTGCAGGCACAATCAGGCTAAAAGACTCAAAGATTGCGGCAAAGAGAAAGATGAAAATGTACTGCTATCAGGTTATAACAGAGGAAAACTTTCTCCCAGAATCCCACTTTGAAAGGCTAAAACTCTTAAATTCCTTAGGCTTTTCAACACCGCCCCATGTATTAAAACTTAAAAAAATAAAAGAGGTTATAGAATACTGCAAAAAGTTTGAAGAAACAATTAAACCAACTTTAAACTTCCCTGTTGACGGTATGGTTATCAAGGTTGACAATGTTAAATTATGGGAAGTGCTAGGCACAACAGCAAAGTTTCCAAGGTATGCAATAGCGTTTAAATTTAAACCGGAACAGGCAACAACAAAAATATTAGATGTAACCTTTCAGGTTGGAAGAACAGGAGTAATCACCCCTGTTGCAGAGCTTGAGCCTGTAAGATTGGCAGGAACAACTGTAAAAAGGGCAACACTGCACAATTTTGACGAAATTAAAAGGCTTGATATCAGGATTGGAGACACTGTTTTTGTTGAAAAGGCTGGAGAGATTATCCCGAAAGTTGTAAAGGTTGTAACCTCAAAGAGAACAGGAAATGAAAAAGAGATTATCCCCCCTGAAAAATGCCCTGTATGCGGAGAAAAAACAGTTAAATTCGGAGACGAGGTTGCAATAAGGTGCATAAACCCCTCCTGCCCCGCAATTTTAAAAAATTCAATACTCCACTTTGTATCAAGGGACGCAATGGATATAAGGGGAATGGGGGAATCCCTCGTTGACAAACTTTTAGAAAAGGGATTATTAAAAGACTTCTCAAGCATTTACGAGTTAGAAAAAGAAAAAATAGCAAACTTAGAGAGAATGGGAGAAAAGTCTGCCGAAAATTTATTGAGAGAGATTGAAAAATCAAAGCAAAAACCGTTTCACAATGTTTTATACGCACTTGGAATAAGGTATGTTGGACAAAAGGCAGCAAAACTCCTTGCCAGACACTTTAAATCAATTGACAACATTATAAACGCAAGTGGTGAAGAGATTGCAGAAATTGAAGGTATTGGGGAAAAGATTGCGGAATCCCTAAAAAAATACTTTTCTTTAAAACACAACCTTGAACTAATAGAAAAACTGAAAAAACACGGCTTAAAATTTGAAACAGAAGAAACAGAAGAAAGAGAACAACCGCTTAAAGGCTTAACCTTTGTTTTAACCGGGGAGCTTGAAAACTTTACCAGAAAACAGGCAACTGAATTCTTAGAAAGCCTTGGCGCAAAGGTTTCATCATCAGTATCAAAGAAAACAAACTATGTAATTGTCGGCAAAAACCCCGGTTCAAAGTTCAGAAAAGCAGTTCAATTAGGCGTTAAAACCGTTGACGAGCAATTTCTCTTAAATTTTGCAGAAAAGTATAAAAAGTAA
- a CDS encoding DUF3592 domain-containing protein, which produces MKKVGIIFLMVGVLLFVVGYIFIKQAKKVEKWPSVKGVVVESKVVSHLDSESNQTMYAPAITYRYKVDGKEYTCSDYGALNISYSFASEAERIVNNYPEGKEVIVYYNPENPYKAVLVKNKSFLIYIPQVLGGIFTIIGAGLLFFG; this is translated from the coding sequence ATGAAAAAAGTTGGGATTATCTTTCTGATGGTTGGGGTTTTGCTTTTTGTTGTTGGGTATATTTTTATTAAACAGGCTAAAAAGGTTGAGAAGTGGCCTTCTGTTAAAGGGGTTGTGGTTGAGTCAAAGGTTGTAAGCCATCTTGATTCTGAAAGCAATCAAACAATGTATGCCCCTGCAATTACTTACAGGTATAAGGTGGATGGCAAGGAGTACACATGCTCTGATTATGGTGCTTTGAATATTAGTTATAGTTTCGCTTCAGAGGCAGAGAGGATTGTTAATAATTATCCAGAGGGCAAAGAGGTTATTGTTTACTATAATCCTGAAAATCCTTACAAAGCGGTTTTAGTAAAGAATAAAAGTTTTCTAATATACATTCCTCAGGTGTTAGGCGGTATTTTTACAATTATCGGCGCTGGTTTGCTGTTTTTTGGTTAA